A single region of the Tissierellales bacterium genome encodes:
- a CDS encoding carbon starvation CstA family protein, with the protein MILFIIGLLMLIVGGHIYGKYCEKVFQPDDRPTPAITMADGIDYVVMPSWKNKLIELLNIAGTGPILGPIQGILFGPIAFITIPIGCVFAGALHDYFVGMISVRNKGAQVPKMVRKYLGAGATKVYTVIIWLLMLLVGVVFMYTPGDLIVGDILGMDVNSNIIWGVYIAILFYYIVSTIFPIDQIIGRIYPIFGGILIVSAAGVLVGIFMDGGASFANLPKGLLFEHPTGQAFIPVFFITVACGIMSGFHGSQVTLISRTMKSEKEGRRTFYSMMICEGLIAMAWAAGAMVLFGRGIPVDTGATEMVGIISREFMGNIGGLIAIAGVIILPITSGDTAFRSLRLMIAEQFDIDQKDAKNRVKLSLIIFIPAIIILVYAKLSPDGFNLLWRYFGFTNQLVGVFALAMVTVYLKASNKNYFISLLPGAFYSFIVTAYICHESLGLGLEARIGGLFGLSPESYAISYIIATIITIIFLVYVPKIANKREKVILSYDQTK; encoded by the coding sequence ATGATATTATTTATTATTGGCTTGTTAATGTTAATAGTTGGTGGACATATCTATGGAAAGTATTGTGAAAAGGTATTCCAACCAGATGATAGACCAACGCCTGCAATAACTATGGCTGATGGTATAGACTATGTAGTAATGCCATCTTGGAAGAATAAACTTATAGAATTACTTAATATTGCAGGTACAGGGCCTATTTTAGGACCTATACAGGGAATTCTCTTTGGACCTATAGCCTTTATTACAATACCTATAGGCTGTGTATTTGCAGGCGCATTACATGATTATTTTGTAGGTATGATATCTGTAAGAAATAAAGGAGCACAAGTTCCTAAAATGGTGAGAAAATATTTAGGAGCAGGAGCTACTAAGGTATATACTGTGATTATATGGTTACTGATGCTTTTAGTAGGAGTAGTGTTTATGTATACACCAGGAGATTTAATAGTTGGTGACATTCTTGGAATGGATGTTAATAGCAACATAATTTGGGGAGTTTATATTGCGATTTTATTCTATTACATAGTTTCAACAATATTCCCTATAGATCAGATTATAGGACGTATATATCCAATATTTGGTGGAATATTAATAGTATCTGCTGCTGGAGTTTTAGTTGGAATCTTTATGGATGGAGGAGCAAGTTTTGCAAATCTACCAAAAGGCTTATTATTTGAGCATCCTACAGGTCAGGCATTTATTCCAGTATTTTTTATTACAGTAGCATGTGGTATAATGTCAGGATTCCATGGAAGTCAGGTAACCTTAATATCAAGAACTATGAAATCAGAAAAGGAAGGTCGTAGAACCTTCTATTCTATGATGATATGTGAAGGTTTAATTGCTATGGCTTGGGCTGCAGGTGCAATGGTGTTGTTTGGAAGAGGTATACCAGTAGATACAGGTGCTACAGAAATGGTAGGAATTATTTCAAGAGAATTCATGGGTAATATTGGTGGATTAATAGCGATAGCAGGTGTTATTATTTTACCTATAACTTCTGGTGATACTGCTTTTAGGTCATTAAGGCTTATGATAGCAGAACAATTTGATATAGATCAAAAAGATGCTAAAAATAGAGTTAAATTGTCACTTATAATATTTATACCAGCAATAATAATACTTGTATATGCTAAATTATCACCAGATGGATTTAATCTATTGTGGAGATACTTTGGATTTACTAATCAGTTAGTAGGAGTTTTTGCTTTAGCAATGGTTACAGTTTATCTTAAAGCATCTAATAAGAACTATTTTATATCTTTATTGCCAGGTGCCTTTTATTCATTTATAGTAACAGCCTATATTTGTCATGAAAGCCTTGGTCTAGGTTTAGAAGCAAGAATAGGTGGACTGTTTGGATTATCTCCTGAAAGTTATGCCATTTCATATATAATAGCGACTATAATAACGATAATTTTTTTAGTATATGTTCCAAAGATAGCAAATAAGAGAGAAAAAGTAATTTTAAGCTATGATCAAACTAAATAA